The sequence CCGTGAAATGGGTGTGGCAACCATATTTCAGGGTGGTGTAAGAATATCTACCAACGTCATGACAAAGGAAAACAAGAGGGCTATCGGCACTACATTGTCAAAGGAGGTTTATGACAGGGTCATAGTGGAAGGTAAAGACTGGGTTGGCAGGGCCTTTGTGGTGGATGACTGGTATATAACTACCTACACCCCGATCTACGATATGAATAAAAATCTCATAGGCATCCTCTATGTAGGGCTGCTGGAGGCAAAATACAGGGACATAAAATGGAATACTATCTGGATAAACCTGGGAATAACGTCTCTTGGCATGGCCATAGCCTTTGTCATTTCCTTTTACCTGGGCAATACCATCATAAAACGGATACGCATGCTGAAGGAAGCCGCGGAGTCTATCGCTGCCGGCAATTTAGACTACAAACTGTCCCCGGATAAAATCTCAGGATTTGACATGCTGGATGAAGCATTCAATTATATGTCCAAATCCCTGAAGGACCACGATGAAAAGTTACATAAGGCACACCAGCAACTGGCAAAGACAGAAAAATTGACCGCTCTCGGTGGAATGGCAGCGGGTGTGGCCCATGAGATAAACAACCCGTTGGGGGGGATACTTCTTTACAGCAACCTTGTCCTCGAGGATATAGCTGAAGATTCTCCGGCACGGGAAAACATGGAGAAGATCATCTACCAGACGAACAGGTGCAAAGAAATTGTCCAAAACCTGCTTGACTTTGCCAGAACACCGACGGGCGAGATGCTCCCTCTCAATATAAACAATGTGATCAAGACATCCCTTAATCTGGTAAAGGACCAGTCCATGTTCCACGGCATAGAAATAGACACCCGGCTTGCAGAGAATCTCCCTGAAGTAATTGGCGACAAGTCAAGGCTGGAAGAAGTTTTTGTGAACCTGTTTGTCAATGCCGCCGATGCCATGAAGGGCAAAGGAAAGCTCACGATAACCACCATGCCGGGTACTAATAATTCTGTGAAGATTTTGGTATCAGATACAGGCACAGGGATAGACGAGGAACACCTCCCTCATATATTCGAACCTTTCTTTACGACAAAAGAGCCCGGCCGGGGTACAGGTCTGGGACTTTCCATCGCTTACGGTATAATAAGAAAACACAATGGCGCCATCGATGCGGAAAGTGGGCCCGGGAAGGGAACAACGTTCATTATTTTCCTGCCTGTGTATATGGGTAAATACAGCGGTATGGACGAGGATGTTTTTTATAGTTGATTTTTAATTGAAGAAGGGAATGAGAAGCAGTGACTACGAAAAATAAAAAAGTCCTCATTATCGATGATGAAGAATCCATACGGGACGGATGCATGCAGGTCCTGTCGCGTAAAGGTTACCAGGTCGAAAGTACCGGAGATGCACTCCAGGGACTTGAGATGGCTCTCAGGAATATCTATGACATCATTCTGTTAGATGTCCGGATGCCCAAAATGGATGGTTTGGAGATCCTTAAAAAGCTTAAAGTGGAGAAAAACATCTCCGCAAAAGTCATTATTATCACCGGTTACGGCAGCATACCCCTGGCCGTCGAGGCCATGAGGCACGGCGCCTTTAATTTTCTCGCGAAGCCCTACTCAGCACCTGATCTCAGAGAAGCGGTTGAGAAAGCCCTTAAGCAGGATGATACGCATAATGCAGAAAAGGATCTTTCTGTACTGATCGGAACCAGCGACTACATGAAAGAACTTAAGGATTCCATTAACCGGATAGCACAGACAGACAGCACAGTCCTCATTACAGGAGAGAGCGGCACAGGGAAGGAACTCGTAGCGCGCACGGTCCACAACCTCAGTAAAAGGGATGATCAAGCTTTTATTCCCGTTGACTGTTCCTCACTGGTAGAAACCCTGATGGAAAGCGAACTGTTCGGACATGTCAAAGGGGCATTCAGCGGGGCTACCGAATCACGCGAGGGTCGTTTCCAGATGGCCGATAAGGGATCATTGTTTCTTGACGAGATTTCCAACATCAACCTCAACATTCAGGCTAAGTTATTGCGGGTAATCCAGGAACAGGAGGTGCCCAAGGTTGGAAGATCATCACCTGAGAAG is a genomic window of Deltaproteobacteria bacterium containing:
- a CDS encoding cache domain-containing protein, translated to MKIIDRFVGKLFKLNLQSRLVVGFLIATFLTGFVATLISIWTINKSTIDEVQNRVRQDINTAKLIYNQTLEKIASHILFTAERSDLQVIMAGRDYSKMENLRGLIRHEHKRETQDDDIYLDMITVVDARGNVLYRAANPDIRGDSMLWSPVIKNCLEKKSPQFSTELMSTKKILRENPGIAERVTMEITKIPLSYEPGEKQLSDGMVMMAAYPLFDNKKNLLGAIVGGVLLNKDYTIVDKVKETVYQGEKYKGREMGVATIFQGGVRISTNVMTKENKRAIGTTLSKEVYDRVIVEGKDWVGRAFVVDDWYITTYTPIYDMNKNLIGILYVGLLEAKYRDIKWNTIWINLGITSLGMAIAFVISFYLGNTIIKRIRMLKEAAESIAAGNLDYKLSPDKISGFDMLDEAFNYMSKSLKDHDEKLHKAHQQLAKTEKLTALGGMAAGVAHEINNPLGGILLYSNLVLEDIAEDSPARENMEKIIYQTNRCKEIVQNLLDFARTPTGEMLPLNINNVIKTSLNLVKDQSMFHGIEIDTRLAENLPEVIGDKSRLEEVFVNLFVNAADAMKGKGKLTITTMPGTNNSVKILVSDTGTGIDEEHLPHIFEPFFTTKEPGRGTGLGLSIAYGIIRKHNGAIDAESGPGKGTTFIIFLPVYMGKYSGMDEDVFYS
- a CDS encoding sigma-54 dependent transcriptional regulator translates to MTTKNKKVLIIDDEESIRDGCMQVLSRKGYQVESTGDALQGLEMALRNIYDIILLDVRMPKMDGLEILKKLKVEKNISAKVIIITGYGSIPLAVEAMRHGAFNFLAKPYSAPDLREAVEKALKQDDTHNAEKDLSVLIGTSDYMKELKDSINRIAQTDSTVLITGESGTGKELVARTVHNLSKRDDQAFIPVDCSSLVETLMESELFGHVKGAFSGATESREGRFQMADKGSLFLDEISNINLNIQAKLLRVIQEQEVPKVGRSSPEKIDVRLITATNKDIRLEIEAGRFREDLFYRISVIPLNIKPLREHKSDILAIAQHYLDMFTTKYESKVRRFSEEAKKSLISYKWPGNVRELKNTIERLCVLCDHEVVDLSDIFYYGQNDNTKTPVVDSSTGRMTLIDVEKEHILKALDHFHFQINKTAKFLGIDRKTLRIKMRNYGIKIEH